The Pseudoxanthobacter soli DSM 19599 genome contains a region encoding:
- a CDS encoding YbgC/FadM family acyl-CoA thioesterase yields MTEQSGPDRDPHAGHGPGAGYGIAGSLAAGGHRLPVRIYYEDTDFSGIVYHASYLRFLERGRTDFLRLMGIGHRELADGRHGEPLAFAVRAMTLDFLAPARIDDVVVVETAFRSVGGARLVLAQRIVVGEGAGGGAGRVLVEAEVTVVVISPEGKPRRLPAALRSRLGGAGAPPEAP; encoded by the coding sequence ATGACAGAGCAGTCCGGTCCCGATCGCGATCCGCATGCCGGTCACGGACCGGGGGCCGGGTACGGCATCGCGGGCAGCCTTGCCGCCGGCGGTCACCGGCTGCCGGTGCGCATCTATTACGAGGACACCGACTTTTCCGGCATCGTCTACCACGCGAGCTATCTGCGGTTCCTGGAGCGGGGACGGACCGACTTCCTGCGCCTCATGGGCATCGGCCATCGAGAACTCGCGGATGGGCGGCACGGCGAGCCGCTGGCGTTCGCCGTGCGGGCCATGACGCTCGATTTCCTTGCTCCGGCGCGGATCGACGACGTGGTCGTGGTCGAGACGGCATTCAGGTCCGTGGGCGGTGCCCGGCTCGTGCTCGCCCAGAGAATCGTCGTCGGGGAGGGCGCCGGCGGTGGAGCGGGCCGCGTTCTGGTCGAGGCCGAGGTGACCGTCGTCGTCATCAGTCCCGAGGGCAAGCCGCGGCGGCTTCCTGCGGCGCTGAGATCCCGCCTCGGCGGTGCCGGTGCACCGCCGGAGGCGCCTTAG